A genome region from Geobacter pickeringii includes the following:
- a CDS encoding ABC transporter permease: MTKSRWLLHILIRSLLLRRGRTLLLLAVVGVAAGLVTALGIVSSTMEERVAEELRRYGANLMILPETAQLEVGSGALGFGTVSEPAWLDQEAAGRALAPEPAVVGSSRHLRGVLPESRGELPAEGVEFGAMHRLYPWWQVTGRWPEGEGGVLAGSAVARARGWRPGSVVSVTGPGGSVSLTVAGIVSSGGDEDKLLLLPLGRLQQILGLPGRLSRVQLVADGTQEPLSRLAARIAARLPGARVVEVRQVARTSEELLRKVQLLLALVAVIVVTTAGVSVAGTVGTTVLERGKEIGLMKALGGSRRDVLLIFVMEGALLGVAGGVAGYLFGTGVAALVMATAFGTAPAITPVFLPVAVGAGLLLVTVGSVGPLVSVFRLDPVQSLRGE, encoded by the coding sequence ATGACGAAGAGCCGCTGGCTGCTCCATATCCTGATCCGCTCGCTGCTTCTGCGCCGGGGGCGGACCCTTCTTCTGCTGGCCGTGGTGGGGGTTGCTGCGGGGCTCGTCACCGCCCTCGGCATCGTCTCCAGCACTATGGAGGAGCGGGTGGCGGAGGAGCTTCGCCGGTACGGGGCGAATCTGATGATCCTTCCCGAGACGGCGCAGCTGGAAGTCGGAAGCGGCGCCCTCGGTTTCGGGACGGTGAGCGAGCCGGCCTGGCTCGATCAGGAGGCCGCGGGACGGGCGCTTGCACCGGAGCCGGCGGTTGTCGGCTCGTCGCGCCACCTGCGGGGAGTCCTTCCGGAATCGAGGGGGGAGCTCCCGGCGGAGGGGGTGGAGTTCGGCGCGATGCACCGGCTCTATCCGTGGTGGCAGGTGACGGGGAGATGGCCGGAAGGGGAGGGGGGCGTCCTGGCCGGCAGTGCCGTGGCCCGCGCCCGGGGGTGGCGCCCCGGCTCGGTCGTTTCGGTGACGGGACCGGGAGGAAGCGTCTCCTTGACGGTCGCCGGCATCGTCTCCAGCGGGGGGGACGAGGACAAGCTGCTGCTCCTTCCGCTCGGGAGGCTCCAGCAGATCCTGGGGCTGCCGGGGCGCCTTTCGCGGGTCCAGCTGGTGGCGGACGGCACGCAGGAGCCCCTCTCCCGGCTGGCGGCCCGCATCGCGGCCCGGCTCCCCGGAGCCCGGGTGGTGGAGGTGCGCCAGGTGGCCCGCACCAGTGAGGAGCTCCTGCGCAAGGTGCAGCTCCTCCTGGCGCTGGTGGCGGTAATCGTGGTGACCACCGCCGGCGTGAGCGTGGCCGGCACGGTGGGGACCACGGTTCTGGAGCGGGGGAAGGAGATCGGGCTCATGAAGGCCCTCGGCGGGAGCAGGCGGGACGTCCTCCTCATCTTTGTCATGGAGGGGGCGCTCCTGGGGGTGGCCGGCGGGGTGGCGGGCTATCTCTTCGGCACCGGGGTGGCGGCACTCGTCATGGCAACGGCCTTCGGCACGGCTCCCGCCATTACACCGGTTTTCCTCCCGGTGGCGGTGGGGGCCGGACTGCTCCTGGTGACGGTCGGAAGCGTCGGGCCGCTCGTGTCGGTCTTTCGCCTCGATCCGGTGCAGAGCCTGCGGGGAGAATAA
- a CDS encoding B12-binding domain-containing radical SAM protein, translating to MDTNKTILFATPPYHCGVVEVAGRWIPLNFVYLAGAARQAGWVPAIYDAMTKDHGYPEMEARFRREKASVVATTAITATINDAVKTLELAKRVDPATVTILGGVHPTFCYEEVLRTTAAVDFIVRGEGEATIRELLAALAEGTDPARVPGLAFRRDGETVVTPSRRFHDSLDDLPAAWDLLDWPDYKYFVIPNSRLGAISTSRGCSHDCIFCSQQKFWEKSWRFRDPQKVADEIESLYRTYGVNVFLIADEYPTSDRERWETLLDAVIAKDIPVYLLMETRAPDIIRDRDILWKYRKAGVVHIYLGLEATDQVTLDFIRKEIDADESKLALDLIHEHGIVTETSFVLGFPHETKKNIERTLKLAQYYNPDNAHFLAITPWPYADLYDEVKPYIRVHDYSKYNLIDPIIEPKRMSLLQVDVAIVDCYRKFYMKKLPEVLALRDDFKRDYLMKAMKLIMGSSFIIKKLGKGTLGKVPAKIEEMMRQGKASDQR from the coding sequence ATGGATACAAACAAGACCATCCTCTTCGCGACCCCTCCCTACCACTGCGGCGTGGTGGAGGTGGCGGGGCGGTGGATCCCGCTCAACTTCGTCTACCTGGCCGGCGCGGCGCGGCAGGCGGGGTGGGTGCCGGCGATCTACGACGCCATGACCAAGGACCACGGCTATCCCGAGATGGAGGCGCGGTTCCGGAGGGAAAAGGCGTCGGTCGTGGCCACCACCGCCATAACCGCCACCATCAACGACGCCGTCAAAACTCTGGAACTGGCCAAACGGGTTGATCCGGCAACGGTAACCATCCTGGGGGGGGTGCACCCCACCTTTTGCTATGAGGAGGTCCTCCGGACCACTGCGGCGGTGGACTTCATCGTCCGGGGGGAAGGGGAGGCGACCATCCGGGAACTCCTCGCCGCCCTGGCGGAGGGGACCGACCCGGCCCGTGTCCCCGGCCTCGCCTTCCGTCGGGACGGCGAGACCGTCGTCACCCCGTCCCGGCGCTTCCACGACTCCCTCGACGATCTCCCGGCGGCGTGGGACCTCCTCGACTGGCCCGACTACAAATACTTCGTCATCCCCAACTCGCGGCTCGGCGCCATCAGCACCTCCCGCGGCTGCTCCCACGACTGCATCTTCTGCTCCCAGCAGAAGTTCTGGGAAAAATCGTGGCGCTTCCGTGACCCGCAGAAGGTGGCCGACGAGATCGAATCGCTCTATCGCACCTACGGCGTCAACGTCTTCCTCATCGCTGACGAGTATCCCACCAGCGACCGCGAGCGATGGGAGACGCTGCTCGACGCCGTCATCGCCAAGGATATCCCGGTCTACCTCCTCATGGAGACCCGTGCGCCGGACATCATCCGGGACCGGGACATCCTCTGGAAATACCGCAAGGCGGGGGTGGTTCACATCTATCTCGGCCTGGAGGCCACCGACCAGGTGACCCTCGACTTCATCCGCAAGGAGATCGACGCCGACGAGTCGAAGCTGGCCCTCGACCTCATCCACGAGCACGGCATCGTCACCGAAACCTCCTTTGTCCTCGGCTTTCCCCACGAAACGAAGAAAAACATCGAGCGGACCCTGAAGCTCGCCCAGTACTACAACCCCGACAACGCCCACTTCCTCGCCATCACCCCCTGGCCCTACGCCGACCTCTACGACGAAGTGAAGCCGTACATCCGGGTCCACGACTACTCGAAGTACAACCTCATCGACCCGATCATCGAGCCGAAGCGGATGAGCCTGTTGCAAGTGGATGTGGCCATTGTCGACTGTTACCGGAAGTTTTACATGAAAAAGCTCCCGGAGGTGCTGGCCCTCAGGGACGACTTCAAGCGCGACTACCTCATGAAGGCGATGAAGCTCATCATGGGGAGCTCTTTCATCATCAAGAAGCTCGGCAAGGGGACGCTGGGGAAGGTGCCGGCGAAGATCGAGGAGATGATGCGGCAGGGGAAGGCGTCAGATCAGCGTTGA
- a CDS encoding ABC transporter ATP-binding protein has protein sequence MNEARMIVETSQLTRSYGEIVALKPLDLTVPEGEWLSVMGHSGSGKSTLLNLIGGLDRATAGTLRVCGADLAGLDENGRARFRRETVGIIFQQHHLVPHLTALENVMMAQYFHSVPDGAEARGALERVGLGRRLRNRPGELSGGEQQRVCIARAIINSPRILLADEPTGNLDHASTRMVLELLRELRGAERFTVVLVTHNPEVARWGDRTIHLDDGVLVRDERSGGAP, from the coding sequence ATGAACGAGGCACGGATGATCGTTGAAACCAGCCAGCTTACCCGGTCCTACGGGGAGATTGTTGCCCTGAAACCCCTGGACCTGACCGTTCCCGAGGGGGAGTGGCTTTCGGTGATGGGTCATTCGGGGTCGGGGAAGAGTACGCTCCTGAACCTGATCGGGGGGCTTGACCGCGCCACGGCGGGGACCCTCCGGGTCTGCGGCGCTGATCTGGCCGGGCTGGACGAGAACGGCCGCGCCCGCTTCCGGCGGGAGACGGTGGGGATCATCTTCCAGCAGCACCACCTGGTCCCACACCTGACGGCCCTGGAAAACGTGATGATGGCCCAGTATTTCCACAGCGTCCCCGACGGGGCGGAGGCCCGCGGCGCCCTGGAGCGGGTGGGGCTCGGCCGGCGGCTCCGCAACCGCCCCGGCGAGCTCTCCGGCGGCGAGCAGCAGCGGGTCTGCATCGCCCGGGCGATCATCAATTCGCCGCGCATCCTCCTGGCCGACGAACCGACCGGCAACCTGGACCACGCCAGCACCCGGATGGTGCTGGAACTCCTGCGGGAGCTGCGGGGGGCCGAGCGGTTCACGGTGGTGCTCGTCACCCACAACCCGGAGGTGGCCCGCTGGGGCGACCGGACCATCCATCTGGACGACGGCGTGCTCGTGCGCGACGAGCGGTCGGGCGGGGCACCGTGA
- a CDS encoding DUF2318 domain-containing protein: protein MSTNVITIIQFALAWLAAAFLISSGSGDGRRAARFAAAAGFVLGGGAAVLLGRMLPAEGAAAVARGVVAVLFFLPAIAGVLLLYRNAGVEFGSLVPAPLGIPSVTRAALAGAVGAAAGLLAVLSAGSRGLPMATGVVAAGLLLHAPAGWAGSRVGKRLPLTGETLALALVALLLFMGSLSPRLDLFAPLCMKLMKFTHDFVHQFFESMLIPDHLFFSGEAWNVIGFLFGNDVGFWGGLAIWFAPLLLIAGGTAREPLPSVAHIRQGAERRTVLAGHLRERRRRLALPFFTTLLLALAVYRSLHPAVSYWDPKPMPVSADARGEIAIAAKGEGYDLDDGRLHKFLYRQGKSEVRFLVLRKPDGTTAVTLDACAICQPQGYGQGEGAVICWYCKTLIPLETVGEAGGCNPVPLPFAVVDGGVRITAATMISTWDSTVQGTKNVPGGK, encoded by the coding sequence GTGAGCACCAACGTGATCACCATCATACAGTTCGCGCTTGCCTGGCTGGCCGCCGCGTTCCTCATCTCCAGCGGCAGCGGCGACGGCCGGCGGGCCGCCCGGTTCGCCGCTGCCGCTGGATTCGTCCTTGGGGGGGGAGCTGCCGTTCTCCTCGGGAGGATGCTCCCGGCGGAGGGGGCGGCAGCCGTTGCCCGGGGGGTGGTGGCCGTCCTCTTTTTCCTGCCGGCCATTGCCGGGGTCCTGCTCCTCTACCGCAATGCCGGCGTGGAGTTCGGGAGCCTCGTCCCGGCGCCCCTCGGCATCCCTTCGGTGACGCGCGCTGCCCTGGCCGGGGCCGTCGGCGCTGCCGCCGGTCTGCTTGCGGTGCTTTCGGCGGGGAGCCGTGGGCTTCCCATGGCCACCGGTGTCGTGGCCGCCGGTCTGCTGCTCCATGCGCCGGCCGGCTGGGCGGGGAGCCGGGTGGGGAAGCGGCTTCCGCTCACCGGCGAGACCCTCGCCCTTGCCCTCGTGGCGCTCCTCCTTTTCATGGGATCGCTCTCGCCGCGGCTCGATCTCTTCGCCCCCCTCTGCATGAAGCTGATGAAGTTCACCCACGACTTCGTCCACCAGTTCTTCGAGTCGATGCTCATCCCCGACCACCTCTTCTTCTCCGGCGAGGCGTGGAACGTGATCGGGTTTCTCTTCGGCAACGATGTCGGCTTCTGGGGAGGGCTCGCCATCTGGTTCGCGCCGCTGCTCCTCATCGCCGGGGGGACGGCTCGGGAGCCGCTTCCGTCCGTGGCCCACATCCGCCAGGGGGCGGAGCGGCGGACGGTCCTCGCCGGCCATCTCCGGGAGCGACGGCGCCGGCTGGCGCTCCCCTTCTTCACGACGCTGCTCCTTGCCCTCGCCGTCTATCGCAGCCTCCACCCCGCGGTTTCTTACTGGGATCCCAAGCCGATGCCGGTGAGCGCCGATGCCCGGGGGGAGATTGCCATTGCGGCGAAGGGGGAGGGGTACGACCTGGACGACGGCAGGCTCCACAAGTTTCTCTACCGCCAGGGAAAGAGCGAGGTCCGCTTCCTCGTGCTCCGGAAGCCAGACGGGACAACCGCCGTCACCCTCGACGCCTGCGCCATCTGCCAGCCCCAGGGGTATGGCCAGGGCGAGGGGGCGGTGATCTGCTGGTACTGCAAGACCCTGATTCCGCTGGAAACGGTGGGGGAGGCGGGGGGGTGCAATCCGGTGCCGCTGCCGTTCGCCGTGGTGGACGGCGGGGTCCGCATCACTGCCGCCACGATGATCTCCACCTGGGACAGCACGGTCCAGGGAACGAAGAACGTGCCGGGAGGGAAGTGA
- a CDS encoding ABC transporter permease, with translation MFLRLLKSSLLRRPKAMVLTLVSIVLGASVATAFLGLSGELSHKMALELRKYGANILVEPTAAGLAGTGYLREDDLPKIKSVFWKYNITGFAPFLHGIAEFGAPGGTGRGVVTGTWFAKRLEIPGEMPTTQGVRAIAPWWQVTGRYPQSPDEAVIGAALARRLKTGVGGEVTATRQGKTARFRVVGVVTTGGYEEEQLFAPLASVQELLAAPGKVSRVLVSALTVPMDDFGRRDPATMSRRDYEKWYCTAYVTSVAKNVEEAMLGSRATPVWQIAGAEGTLLRRLGATMVLLTMLALGGAAVAVSSALTAAMAERRSEIALMKAMGADRRQVALLFLGETALLGTVGGFAGFFAGGALASFVSRQVFAAGVVSPAWLFPVALSSALLVALSGAAGPLRQALRVEPAQGLKG, from the coding sequence ATGTTCCTCCGCCTCCTGAAAAGCTCGCTGCTGCGCCGTCCCAAGGCGATGGTGCTGACCCTTGTCTCCATCGTGCTCGGAGCGTCGGTGGCCACCGCCTTCCTGGGGCTCTCCGGCGAGCTGTCCCACAAGATGGCCCTGGAGCTCCGGAAGTACGGGGCCAACATTCTCGTGGAGCCTACTGCCGCCGGCCTCGCCGGGACGGGGTACCTGCGGGAGGACGACCTGCCCAAGATCAAGAGCGTCTTCTGGAAGTACAACATCACCGGCTTTGCGCCGTTTCTCCACGGCATCGCCGAATTCGGCGCCCCCGGCGGCACCGGCCGGGGGGTGGTGACCGGCACCTGGTTTGCCAAGCGGCTGGAGATCCCCGGCGAGATGCCGACCACCCAGGGGGTCCGGGCCATCGCGCCGTGGTGGCAGGTGACGGGGCGCTATCCCCAGTCCCCCGACGAGGCGGTGATCGGAGCAGCCCTGGCGCGGCGGCTCAAGACGGGGGTCGGTGGCGAGGTGACCGCCACCCGGCAGGGGAAGACGGCCCGCTTCCGGGTGGTGGGGGTCGTGACGACGGGGGGGTATGAGGAGGAGCAGCTCTTTGCCCCCCTTGCCTCCGTCCAGGAGCTCCTCGCCGCGCCGGGAAAGGTGTCGCGGGTGCTGGTGAGCGCCCTTACCGTGCCGATGGATGACTTTGGCCGCCGGGACCCGGCCACCATGAGCCGGCGCGATTACGAGAAGTGGTACTGCACCGCCTACGTCACCTCGGTGGCGAAGAACGTCGAGGAGGCGATGCTGGGGAGCCGGGCCACGCCGGTCTGGCAGATCGCCGGGGCGGAGGGGACGCTTCTGCGCCGGCTCGGCGCCACCATGGTGCTGCTGACGATGCTGGCCCTGGGAGGGGCCGCCGTGGCGGTCTCCAGCGCCCTGACCGCCGCCATGGCGGAGCGGCGGAGCGAGATCGCCCTCATGAAGGCCATGGGGGCCGACCGGCGGCAGGTGGCGCTCCTCTTCCTGGGGGAGACCGCCCTCCTCGGAACCGTGGGGGGCTTTGCCGGGTTCTTCGCCGGCGGCGCCCTGGCGTCGTTCGTGAGCCGGCAGGTCTTTGCCGCCGGGGTGGTGTCGCCCGCCTGGCTCTTCCCGGTGGCTCTCTCCTCGGCGCTCCTCGTGGCCCTTTCGGGAGCGGCGGGGCCCCTGCGGCAGGCGCTCCGGGTGGAGCCGGCCCAAGGTCTCAAGGGATGA